In one window of Zhihengliuella sp. ISTPL4 DNA:
- a CDS encoding DUF4129 domain-containing protein: protein MDGTGQRPAAMTWRFDEVFVPDGDEARRWAEEELSNPRYADAKPTWFDLFARDVMRFLADLFSADNGANVGPTALIIVTVLIAAALVTALILWGRPRRSRAVRRAPGTLLGAEDDRSAARLRAEAERSARQSDWDTAVVLRYRAIARSLLERDLIDPAPGATAQSIARSAGAVFGEEAEALRRAAASFDDVRYLRHPATAEDYRHLAATDDRLRARRPEGVPA, encoded by the coding sequence ATGGACGGCACCGGGCAGCGGCCCGCAGCCATGACGTGGCGGTTCGACGAGGTCTTCGTCCCGGACGGAGACGAAGCGCGACGATGGGCGGAGGAGGAACTGTCCAACCCGCGCTACGCCGACGCGAAACCCACGTGGTTCGATCTGTTCGCCCGGGACGTGATGCGCTTCCTCGCCGATCTCTTCAGCGCGGACAACGGCGCGAACGTCGGTCCCACCGCGCTCATCATCGTCACTGTGCTGATCGCCGCGGCGCTCGTCACCGCGCTCATCCTGTGGGGGCGTCCTCGTCGCTCGCGGGCGGTGCGCCGAGCCCCCGGCACCCTGCTCGGGGCCGAGGACGACCGGAGCGCGGCCCGACTCCGGGCGGAGGCGGAGCGCAGCGCTCGGCAGTCGGACTGGGATACCGCGGTCGTGCTGCGCTACCGTGCCATCGCGCGCAGCCTCCTGGAGCGCGACCTCATCGACCCGGCGCCCGGGGCGACCGCCCAATCCATCGCCCGCTCCGCCGGCGCGGTGTTCGGCGAGGAAGCGGAGGCGCTGCGCCGCGCCGCCGCATCCTTCGACGACGTGCGCTACCTGCGGCACCCCGCGACCGCGGAGGACTATCGTCACCTCGCTGCAACGGACGACCGCCTCCGCGCGCGGCGCCCCGAGGGGGTGCCGGCATGA
- a CDS encoding AAA family ATPase, which yields MHRVRTEVDKAVVGQAGTVTGLLVSLLARGHVLLEGVPGVAKTLVVRSFARALGLDTKRVQFTPDLMPGDVTGSLVYDARTGEFDFRAGPVFTHILLADEINRTPPKTQAALLEAMEERQVSADGVSRALPDPFLVAATQNPIEHEGTYSLPEAQLDRFLMKLVVGMPERDAEVSVLRRHAQGFSPQELTGVEAVIGVDEIRAAQQAAARVDVTDDVLGYVVDLARATRQSPSVELGASPRASTGLLAAAKAWAWLNGSSAVTPDHVQTMLVPVWRHRLQLRPDAQMEGVSADAVLTSVVQQTRVPI from the coding sequence ATGCACCGCGTGCGCACCGAGGTCGACAAAGCGGTGGTCGGCCAAGCCGGCACCGTCACCGGCTTGCTCGTGTCTCTCCTCGCGCGGGGTCATGTGCTGCTGGAGGGCGTACCCGGTGTGGCGAAGACGCTCGTCGTGCGCTCGTTCGCCCGAGCGCTCGGTCTCGACACGAAGCGTGTCCAGTTCACCCCTGACCTCATGCCGGGCGATGTGACGGGTTCCCTCGTCTACGACGCCCGCACCGGGGAGTTCGACTTCCGCGCGGGTCCGGTGTTCACCCACATCCTGCTCGCCGACGAGATCAACCGCACGCCGCCGAAGACCCAGGCGGCTCTGCTGGAGGCGATGGAGGAGCGCCAGGTCTCCGCGGACGGTGTCAGCCGGGCCCTGCCCGATCCGTTCCTCGTCGCCGCCACCCAGAACCCCATCGAGCACGAGGGGACGTACTCCCTGCCGGAGGCGCAGCTCGACCGCTTCCTGATGAAGCTCGTCGTCGGCATGCCGGAGCGCGACGCGGAGGTGTCCGTGCTCCGGCGCCACGCCCAGGGATTCTCGCCGCAGGAGCTGACCGGCGTCGAGGCCGTGATCGGCGTCGATGAGATCCGCGCCGCCCAGCAGGCGGCCGCACGGGTCGACGTGACCGACGACGTCCTCGGCTACGTGGTCGATCTCGCCCGCGCGACCAGGCAGTCCCCCTCCGTGGAGCTGGGGGCCAGCCCCCGTGCCTCGACCGGGTTGCTCGCCGCCGCCAAGGCGTGGGCGTGGCTCAACGGCTCCTCCGCGGTGACGCCCGACCACGTGCAGACGATGCTCGTCCCGGTCTGGCGACACCGCCTTCAGCTCCGCCCGGATGCGCAGATGGAAGGGGTGTCAGCGGACGCCGTGCTGACATCGGTGGTGCAGCAGACCAGGGTGCCGATCTAG
- a CDS encoding stage II sporulation protein M, whose amino-acid sequence MDADALTDARRSEWERLDALSRARLDGAGVDELIVRYRAASADLAELKTSVGESPQGAYLSTILVRARLRLTGASDSILTQTSRFFRLQLPAALYRLRWTTLVIALAFVAVAVGTAAWIAGDPALVATLGPPDALDQYADESFTGYYTENPAAVFMGMVWTNNAWIAMQCVLFGVTGIWPIYMLVQNAMGLGTSGAIMTIHDKADLMVLYILPHGMLEMTCIFVAAAAGLHMFWAWVAPGRRGRGEALAAEGRALATVALGLVFALLLSGLVEGFVTGWALPWPVKIGIGGAALAVFLVYMLGVGRRAYRRGETGDLVEYESGTPRLVAG is encoded by the coding sequence GTGGATGCCGATGCCCTCACCGATGCGCGCCGGTCCGAGTGGGAGCGGCTGGACGCCCTCAGCCGGGCCCGTCTGGACGGCGCCGGCGTCGACGAGCTCATCGTGCGCTACCGTGCCGCCTCGGCCGACCTCGCGGAGCTGAAGACGTCGGTCGGGGAGTCGCCGCAGGGTGCCTACCTCTCCACGATCCTCGTGCGCGCTCGGCTCCGCCTCACCGGGGCTTCGGACAGCATCCTCACCCAGACGTCGCGGTTCTTCCGACTCCAGCTTCCTGCGGCTCTGTACCGGCTGCGCTGGACGACCCTCGTCATCGCGCTCGCCTTCGTGGCGGTCGCCGTCGGCACCGCGGCGTGGATCGCCGGCGATCCCGCGCTCGTCGCCACACTCGGTCCGCCCGATGCACTGGACCAGTACGCTGACGAGAGCTTCACCGGCTACTACACCGAGAACCCGGCTGCGGTCTTCATGGGCATGGTGTGGACCAACAACGCCTGGATCGCGATGCAGTGCGTGCTCTTCGGGGTGACCGGCATCTGGCCCATCTACATGCTCGTGCAGAACGCCATGGGTCTCGGTACCTCCGGCGCGATCATGACGATCCACGACAAGGCGGACCTGATGGTCCTCTACATCCTGCCGCACGGCATGCTGGAGATGACGTGCATCTTCGTGGCCGCGGCGGCCGGCCTGCACATGTTCTGGGCCTGGGTCGCTCCGGGTCGACGCGGCCGCGGCGAGGCACTCGCCGCGGAGGGCAGGGCACTGGCCACCGTGGCCCTGGGACTCGTTTTCGCGCTGTTGCTGTCCGGTCTCGTCGAGGGATTCGTGACCGGGTGGGCGCTGCCCTGGCCGGTCAAGATCGGCATCGGCGGCGCAGCGCTGGCGGTCTTCCTCGTCTACATGCTCGGCGTGGGGCGCCGGGCGTACCGGCGTGGCGAGACCGGTGATCTCGTCGAGTACGAGTCCGGCACGCCGCGGCTGGTCGCCGGGTGA
- a CDS encoding DUF58 domain-containing protein has translation MFVTGRLAVALAVGIVPLVLAGLAGYPPYAVLGAWIGLCLLLVAGDVLLAGDPRAATVTRRVPSRARLGEQVPVSVAVQNRGARILDVLLRDAWQPTAGAPEARQHLRIPPGERRRVDIPLRPRRRGELVSEFVMLRSVGPLGIAGRQARHPVRGAVRVLPAFSSRKHLPSRLARLRELDGNTSIQVRGQGTEFDSLREYVRGDDVRSIDWRATARAGTTMLRTWRPERDRHVVIIVDTGRTAAARVGDGTRLDAALEAVLLLSALASRAGDHVHLLMHDRVTRTRVTGVDGAGLLPALTDAMAPVHARLVDTDWHAAFAAVRTLTTRPSLLVVLTAQDAAESARSFLGAFPDASRALTVLVGSVTDDGIAALTRARGSREDIYLAAAAERTLRDAENVADAIRRAGGEAIAADPDDLPPRIADRYLELKAAGRL, from the coding sequence GTGTTCGTCACCGGCCGTCTCGCCGTCGCCCTCGCCGTCGGCATCGTGCCGCTGGTCCTCGCGGGCCTGGCGGGGTACCCGCCGTACGCCGTGCTGGGTGCGTGGATCGGGCTGTGCCTGCTCCTCGTGGCCGGCGACGTCCTGCTCGCCGGAGACCCGCGCGCGGCGACCGTCACCCGTCGCGTCCCCTCGCGCGCGCGGCTCGGCGAGCAGGTACCCGTCAGCGTGGCCGTGCAGAACCGCGGGGCGCGGATCCTCGACGTGCTGCTCCGCGACGCCTGGCAGCCCACCGCGGGAGCGCCGGAGGCGCGGCAGCATCTTCGCATCCCGCCGGGTGAACGACGGCGGGTGGACATCCCCCTCCGCCCGCGACGGCGGGGCGAGCTGGTCAGCGAGTTCGTCATGCTCCGCTCCGTCGGCCCGCTGGGCATCGCCGGCCGGCAGGCGCGTCACCCCGTCCGCGGCGCGGTCCGGGTGCTGCCGGCCTTCTCCTCGCGCAAGCATCTGCCCTCTCGACTGGCCCGGCTGCGGGAACTCGACGGGAACACGAGCATCCAGGTGCGCGGCCAGGGGACGGAGTTCGATTCCCTCCGCGAGTACGTCCGCGGAGACGACGTCCGCTCGATCGACTGGCGGGCGACCGCGCGGGCAGGGACGACGATGCTCCGCACCTGGCGTCCGGAGCGGGATCGGCACGTCGTGATCATCGTGGACACCGGACGGACCGCCGCCGCCCGCGTGGGCGACGGCACAAGGCTGGACGCCGCACTGGAGGCGGTGCTCCTGCTCTCCGCCCTCGCGTCCCGCGCCGGCGATCACGTGCATCTGCTCATGCACGACCGGGTCACCAGGACGCGGGTGACAGGTGTGGACGGTGCCGGGCTCCTTCCCGCCCTGACCGACGCGATGGCACCGGTGCACGCCCGTCTCGTCGACACCGACTGGCATGCGGCGTTCGCGGCGGTGCGCACGCTGACGACGCGCCCGTCACTCCTGGTCGTCCTCACGGCGCAGGATGCCGCGGAGTCGGCGCGGAGCTTCCTCGGAGCTTTCCCCGACGCCTCGCGCGCTTTGACCGTGCTCGTCGGCTCGGTGACGGACGACGGCATCGCCGCCCTCACCCGGGCCCGGGGGTCCCGGGAGGACATCTACCTCGCCGCCGCCGCGGAGCGCACGCTCCGCGACGCCGAGAACGTCGCCGATGCGATCCGCCGAGCAGGCGGCGAAGCCATCGCCGCCGACCCCGACGACCTGCCGCCGCGGATCGCCGACCGCTACCTCGAGCTCAAGGCCGCGGGGCGGCTCTGA
- a CDS encoding DUF3499 family protein encodes MDGRLCSKVGCAREAVATLTYDYGDQMAALGPLGAANDPQAHDLCAPHADRLSVPSGWLVVRHEALRA; translated from the coding sequence ATGGACGGACGACTGTGCTCGAAGGTCGGCTGCGCGCGCGAGGCCGTGGCCACCCTCACCTATGACTACGGCGACCAGATGGCCGCCCTCGGACCGCTCGGCGCGGCGAACGACCCGCAGGCGCACGACCTCTGTGCGCCGCACGCCGACCGGCTCTCGGTCCCGTCCGGCTGGCTGGTGGTGCGCCACGAGGCGCTTCGCGCCTGA
- a CDS encoding DUF4350 domain-containing protein — protein sequence MTTIAPTDLPVDTAEPPRRRTAPLLGWLLVAALVIAVALAASQLAASGPAARGTLDPESRSGTGALALAELLRDQGVDVEVVRSRAAAAAALDEDSTLALTNPYTLTDEALADLLAPADRVVFLSTGTHLLAELAIGENAQGPAISRAADCPVPAFAEVGEIRPDRLFSPAPGVTACFGDGEAGAVLVDERHGHRTVVEGVKLFSNAALAEDGNAALGLALLGQTGRVVWYVPSFEDTDIEGTAPDTLGSLTPGWVTPAILLLLTAGVAVAVARGRRFGPLVAETLPVTVRASETMHGRARLTAKAADAPHAAEALRDGTRRRLARRLGLAVHADTDEVADAAADRLRIPRGTLQELLAGPPPVDDAALVALARRLDELETAVEATAQTPRSDA from the coding sequence ATGACGACGATCGCTCCGACCGACCTCCCCGTCGACACCGCCGAGCCTCCGCGGCGTCGCACCGCACCCCTCCTGGGCTGGCTCCTCGTCGCGGCGCTCGTGATCGCGGTGGCCCTCGCCGCGTCGCAGCTCGCAGCGAGTGGCCCCGCGGCCAGAGGAACCCTCGATCCGGAGAGCCGATCCGGCACCGGCGCCCTCGCCCTGGCCGAGCTCCTCCGGGATCAGGGGGTGGACGTCGAGGTCGTCCGCTCGCGCGCCGCGGCCGCCGCGGCCCTCGACGAGGACAGCACCCTCGCGCTGACCAACCCCTACACGCTCACCGACGAGGCACTGGCCGACCTCCTCGCCCCCGCCGACCGCGTCGTCTTCCTCTCCACCGGCACGCACCTGCTCGCGGAACTCGCGATCGGGGAGAACGCACAGGGGCCGGCGATCTCGAGGGCCGCCGATTGCCCCGTCCCCGCGTTCGCGGAGGTGGGCGAGATCCGACCGGATCGGCTCTTCTCCCCGGCCCCCGGCGTCACCGCATGCTTCGGCGACGGCGAGGCGGGCGCGGTGCTGGTGGACGAGCGGCACGGGCACCGCACGGTCGTCGAAGGTGTGAAGCTCTTCAGCAACGCGGCCCTCGCCGAAGACGGCAACGCTGCCCTCGGCCTCGCGCTCCTCGGCCAGACCGGACGGGTCGTCTGGTACGTGCCGTCCTTCGAGGACACGGACATCGAGGGCACGGCCCCCGACACCCTCGGCAGCCTCACCCCCGGCTGGGTCACCCCGGCGATCCTGCTCCTGCTCACCGCCGGGGTCGCCGTCGCCGTCGCCCGCGGCCGGCGTTTCGGGCCTCTCGTGGCTGAGACGCTGCCCGTCACCGTCCGCGCCTCGGAGACCATGCACGGGCGCGCCCGGCTGACCGCCAAGGCCGCCGACGCCCCGCACGCGGCGGAGGCGCTGCGTGACGGCACGCGGCGACGACTGGCCAGGCGCCTCGGGCTCGCCGTACACGCGGACACGGACGAGGTGGCCGACGCCGCCGCGGACCGGCTCCGGATCCCCCGCGGCACGCTGCAGGAGCTGCTGGCGGGGCCGCCGCCTGTGGACGATGCGGCCCTCGTCGCCCTCGCCCGGCGCCTCGACGAGCTCGAGACCGCCGTGGAGGCCACTGCGCAGACCCCGCGGAGCGACGCATGA
- a CDS encoding glycerophosphoryl diester phosphodiesterase membrane domain-containing protein: protein MSGQTWTPAPRKGIIPLHPLTFGMLLGKAFAALRHNPKVLFGFAVVIQLIVVIATAGVMGVVLFTTFSRLETVSPSSPDFEAVFAGTIAINLLAGLVVGLASIAFTAIMQGVVAAEVGYATVGVKASLRMLWRRMAPAFWRLAGFASLSVLALFGGLAIVAGVIAALIAGGLGGTPEMIGIVVLVVVLLALAAIPLTVWLSTKLLLVPSILVLERARFREAFVRSWRLTRGRFWVAFGVTFLISLIMGLAMQVVSFPTAMLSSFLGTVIAPTGASEPSAVVGYVFALLAPQVLLLILQAIAIVVQSTGGVLVYLDCRMRYEGLDQALLSHVERRDLGMPEDQLGDPFAVDPARAVSSAPPPRQVPEHVMMSQGYGYPTYGPPPVGAPAALPGVPVAPPAPAAFAPPPPPAPSAPVAPEDAAGWTAPGSGPQP from the coding sequence GTGAGCGGCCAGACGTGGACCCCAGCTCCCCGGAAGGGCATCATCCCCCTTCATCCGCTGACGTTCGGCATGCTGCTGGGCAAGGCCTTCGCTGCGCTGCGGCACAACCCCAAGGTCCTGTTCGGGTTCGCCGTCGTCATCCAGCTCATCGTCGTCATCGCCACCGCCGGGGTGATGGGCGTCGTCCTCTTCACGACGTTCTCCCGGCTGGAGACGGTCTCCCCCTCCTCCCCCGACTTCGAGGCGGTGTTCGCCGGCACGATCGCCATCAACCTCCTCGCCGGCCTCGTCGTCGGGCTGGCCTCGATCGCGTTCACCGCGATCATGCAGGGCGTGGTGGCCGCCGAGGTCGGCTATGCGACCGTCGGCGTCAAGGCCTCGCTCCGGATGCTGTGGCGCCGGATGGCCCCGGCCTTCTGGCGGCTCGCGGGTTTCGCGTCCCTCTCGGTGCTGGCGCTCTTCGGCGGCCTGGCGATCGTCGCCGGCGTCATCGCCGCCCTCATCGCCGGTGGTCTCGGCGGCACACCCGAGATGATCGGGATCGTCGTGCTCGTGGTGGTGCTCCTCGCCCTCGCCGCGATCCCGCTCACCGTCTGGCTGTCGACCAAGCTGCTGCTCGTGCCCTCGATCCTCGTGCTGGAGCGCGCGCGGTTCCGTGAGGCCTTCGTGCGGTCCTGGCGCCTGACCCGCGGCCGCTTCTGGGTCGCTTTCGGCGTCACCTTCCTGATCAGCCTGATCATGGGTCTGGCGATGCAGGTGGTCAGCTTCCCGACCGCGATGCTCTCCTCGTTCCTCGGCACCGTGATCGCGCCGACCGGCGCGAGCGAGCCGAGCGCGGTCGTGGGGTACGTCTTCGCCCTCCTCGCCCCCCAGGTGCTCCTGTTGATCCTCCAGGCGATCGCCATCGTCGTGCAGAGCACCGGCGGCGTGCTCGTCTACCTCGACTGCCGGATGCGCTACGAGGGTCTCGACCAGGCGCTCCTCTCCCATGTCGAGCGCCGTGACCTCGGCATGCCGGAGGACCAGCTCGGCGACCCCTTCGCTGTCGACCCCGCCCGCGCGGTCAGCAGCGCTCCCCCGCCCCGCCAGGTCCCGGAGCACGTCATGATGAGTCAGGGCTACGGCTATCCGACATACGGCCCGCCGCCGGTCGGCGCACCGGCGGCGCTCCCCGGAGTTCCGGTGGCTCCTCCGGCACCCGCCGCATTCGCTCCGCCGCCGCCGCCGGCTCCTTCCGCGCCGGTCGCCCCCGAGGACGCGGCCGGATGGACGGCACCGGGCAGCGGCCCGCAGCCATGA
- the mtrA gene encoding MtrAB system response regulator MtrA has product MTSRILVVDDDTALAEMIGIVLRTEGFEPVFCADGARAVDEWRAQRPDLVLLDLMLPGMDGIEICTRIRAESGVPIIMLTARSDTADVVRGLEVGADDYMVKPFNPKELVARIRTRLRPTPQASSEQLRIGDLTVDVDAHEVRRGSTPIALTPLEFQLLVALASKPQQVFSREMLLEQVWGYHYKADTRLVNVHVQRLRAKVELDPDNPKIVMTVRGVGYRAGSVT; this is encoded by the coding sequence ATGACCTCACGCATCCTTGTGGTCGACGACGACACCGCGCTCGCCGAGATGATCGGCATCGTGCTGCGCACGGAGGGGTTCGAGCCGGTGTTCTGCGCGGACGGCGCGCGCGCCGTCGACGAGTGGCGCGCTCAGCGTCCCGACCTGGTGCTCCTCGACCTGATGCTCCCCGGGATGGACGGCATCGAGATCTGCACGCGCATCCGCGCCGAGTCGGGAGTGCCGATCATCATGCTCACGGCCCGCAGCGACACGGCGGACGTCGTCCGCGGCCTGGAGGTCGGCGCGGACGACTACATGGTCAAGCCCTTCAATCCCAAGGAACTCGTGGCGCGCATTCGCACCCGGCTGCGTCCGACGCCACAGGCCTCCAGCGAGCAGTTGCGGATCGGCGACCTCACGGTCGACGTGGACGCGCACGAGGTGCGCCGCGGGTCGACGCCGATCGCCCTCACGCCGCTCGAGTTCCAGCTCCTCGTGGCGCTCGCCTCCAAGCCTCAGCAGGTGTTCTCCCGAGAGATGCTGCTCGAGCAGGTCTGGGGCTACCACTACAAGGCGGACACCCGTCTCGTGAACGTCCACGTGCAGCGGCTGCGGGCGAAGGTGGAGCTCGATCCGGACAACCCCAAGATCGTGATGACGGTCCGCGGCGTCGGCTACCGCGCCGGCAGTGTCACCTAG
- a CDS encoding DUF5719 family protein produces MTGDRAFRVAATSARLVTGVVVAAACVVGVASAVHAPWPTVTHEPAQEQVTPLPGDSVLVCSGDFRALGRNSAEPSEMRAAGTPRVTTGGTSGAPSQTGLAVPDLVGGDDVPVLTGTVDGRTAPLIAGAESIALAADDLAGLAASPCGVPRLESWLVGGSVGTGAEDVVLLANTADVPSTVTLAVYGTARGGRTVIVPPRTQTALPLTAIAAGNDLPVVKVSAVGAPVRAVLQSALMRVLDPAGVDQQEAVSGPQQHVVLPGVQAFAAAGDQGDMTVLRLLAPGADATARVRVIAQTGSAGLEEFAVPLSADEPAQVSLSGLEPGTYTVEIDADVPVVAGVRQQDGFGADSDFAWVTPAAQIDTEVAVAVPDGPRPQLQVANTSDEEATVTLTSIEGDAPEEIVVPAGEARSVDVRAGRTYLLRPDGAVHAAVTLTAAGALAVLPVPPSAGVERSITVYP; encoded by the coding sequence ATGACCGGCGATCGCGCATTCCGGGTCGCGGCGACCAGTGCCCGGCTCGTCACCGGGGTCGTGGTGGCCGCGGCCTGTGTCGTCGGCGTCGCTTCAGCCGTGCACGCGCCCTGGCCGACCGTGACCCATGAGCCTGCGCAGGAGCAGGTGACACCCCTTCCCGGTGACAGCGTCCTGGTCTGCTCCGGCGACTTCCGCGCGCTCGGCCGGAATTCGGCCGAGCCGTCCGAGATGCGAGCGGCGGGGACGCCACGAGTGACCACGGGGGGCACCTCCGGAGCGCCTTCGCAGACCGGTCTCGCCGTGCCGGACCTCGTCGGCGGGGATGACGTCCCCGTGCTCACCGGCACGGTCGACGGCCGTACGGCGCCGCTGATCGCGGGAGCCGAGTCCATCGCCCTGGCCGCCGACGATCTCGCGGGGCTCGCGGCGTCGCCGTGCGGAGTGCCGCGGCTGGAGTCGTGGCTGGTCGGCGGCAGCGTCGGCACCGGCGCGGAGGACGTCGTCCTGCTCGCGAACACGGCAGACGTCCCCTCGACGGTGACCTTGGCCGTGTACGGGACTGCCCGTGGCGGCCGGACGGTGATCGTGCCGCCTCGTACGCAGACGGCGCTCCCGCTGACGGCCATCGCAGCGGGAAACGACCTCCCTGTCGTCAAGGTCAGCGCTGTCGGTGCCCCCGTGCGCGCGGTGCTGCAGTCTGCTCTCATGCGCGTGCTCGATCCTGCGGGCGTGGACCAGCAGGAGGCGGTCTCCGGACCGCAGCAGCATGTCGTCCTCCCCGGTGTGCAAGCCTTCGCCGCGGCGGGCGACCAAGGGGACATGACGGTGCTCCGCCTCCTCGCCCCCGGTGCGGACGCGACCGCGCGTGTCCGTGTGATCGCGCAGACCGGCAGCGCGGGACTCGAAGAGTTCGCGGTGCCGCTCTCGGCCGACGAGCCCGCCCAGGTCTCGCTCAGCGGCCTCGAGCCGGGTACCTACACGGTCGAGATCGATGCGGACGTCCCCGTCGTGGCGGGCGTCCGGCAACAGGACGGGTTCGGCGCGGACTCCGATTTCGCCTGGGTCACGCCCGCGGCGCAGATCGACACCGAGGTCGCCGTCGCCGTACCGGACGGGCCGCGGCCGCAGCTCCAGGTGGCCAACACGTCCGACGAGGAGGCCACCGTCACTCTCACCTCGATCGAGGGCGACGCGCCCGAGGAGATCGTCGTCCCTGCCGGCGAGGCTCGCAGCGTCGACGTGCGAGCGGGCAGGACGTACCTGCTCCGTCCGGACGGAGCGGTGCACGCCGCCGTGACGCTGACCGCAGCCGGCGCGCTGGCCGTGCTCCCCGTGCCGCCCTCCGCCGGGGTGGAGCGGTCGATCACCGTCTACCCCTGA
- a CDS encoding RDD family protein encodes MSAQIDVSDEVLSGEAVAIDVQPVGFLLRAAGAIIDMLLGYAVFVGSILLRVWLLDIGVLDEATDRIALVASLVISFVVLPITMEVALKGRSLGKLAVGGRIVRMDGGAAGFRHAFIRALLGVLEIYLTFGGLAVLVGAFTARSQRLGDLVAGTYSQRVRTPQLTTLAPSLPPGLTGWAQVADVARLPDRLARRISQFLASAPRMLPAARERVARDLLAEATPYVAPVPAAPPELALVGITVVRRTRERRALENADRRAERLTGRRLGA; translated from the coding sequence ATGTCCGCGCAGATCGACGTGTCCGACGAGGTCCTCTCCGGCGAGGCGGTCGCGATCGACGTCCAACCCGTGGGGTTCCTCCTCCGGGCGGCCGGTGCCATCATCGACATGCTGCTCGGCTACGCCGTCTTCGTGGGCTCGATCCTGCTCCGCGTCTGGTTGCTCGACATCGGTGTGCTGGACGAGGCCACCGACCGCATCGCGCTCGTGGCCTCGCTCGTCATCAGCTTCGTCGTGCTGCCGATCACGATGGAGGTCGCGCTCAAGGGGCGCAGCCTCGGGAAGCTTGCGGTCGGCGGGAGGATCGTGCGGATGGACGGCGGGGCGGCCGGGTTCCGGCACGCCTTCATCCGCGCTCTGCTCGGCGTCCTCGAGATCTACCTGACCTTCGGGGGCCTCGCGGTCCTCGTCGGCGCGTTCACGGCTCGGTCCCAGCGTCTGGGCGATCTCGTCGCCGGCACCTACAGTCAGCGGGTTCGCACGCCGCAGCTCACGACTCTCGCGCCGTCCCTCCCGCCCGGACTCACCGGCTGGGCGCAGGTTGCGGATGTGGCCCGTCTCCCTGACCGGCTCGCGCGCCGCATCTCGCAGTTCCTCGCGAGCGCTCCGCGCATGCTTCCCGCAGCCAGGGAGCGCGTGGCCCGCGACCTGCTCGCCGAGGCGACGCCCTACGTCGCCCCCGTACCGGCGGCGCCGCCGGAACTCGCGCTCGTCGGCATCACGGTCGTGCGACGCACACGGGAGCGGAGAGCGCTCGAGAACGCGGACCGCCGAGCGGAGCGGCTGACAGGGCGTCGACTCGGCGCCTGA